The Channa argus isolate prfri chromosome 22, Channa argus male v1.0, whole genome shotgun sequence genome has a window encoding:
- the dtx2 gene encoding probable E3 ubiquitin-protein ligase DTX2 isoform X1 gives MAIVSGSCARVNGSRNGPSVSGTPSGSVGQSQPMIAVWEWQDDLGYWRPYSGQVSAYIERCLSPRGQRGGPGSTSICLGQSDPSLSPYLIDIPSLKQFRQDTGKTRPVRRSLFAQSSGLGSGVYWEWANDEGGWTPYETRTSILLEHSYQARQGTADLGPHGYNYIVDLTSLAQVNKSTGFRRQVRRQCNLPYPLVSSGPPTIPSGPACSCQQCLSHSSTGPMPSRSRHSFSSGSLNRPSLQGTGRAAAAHPTSVYSPYPRRPLSVGGMSWGSPWPPPPPCGSQLSAPPLTNSTSANGLSVPTIPVQLNGSTSVSSALAGMASILMSAVGLGVHFTTAPLPQQPPQQQQPQQQQQPPQQQPASFSLPPPLLPPASRPSKPQSSSSSSSSSVRRAKRQHRRASAPRPEEVIQRYMEVVAGVPDEDCIICMDQLSNPSGYETPSTEEGGQSILLDTVGKFIKCGHTLHMLCMLAMYNNGTKDGSLQCPSCKTIYGEKTGTQPKGKMEIYSIAQSLPGHPDCGTIQIIYSIPPGIQGPEHPNPGQPYTCRGFPRFCFLPDNDKGRKVLELLKVAWMRRLIFTVGTSSTTGEPDTVVWNGIHHKTEMMSNLSGHGYPDPNYLDNVLSELASQGVTEDCLKPPGGGGSSS, from the exons ATGGCGATTGTGTCTGGCTCTTGTGCTAGGGTAAACGGGTCTAGAAATGGACCGTCTGTGTCGGGTACACCTTCTGGATCCGTTGGACAGTCTCAGCCCATGATAGCAGTGTGGGAATGGCAGGATGACTTGGGCTATTGGCGGCCTTACAGTGGCCAAGTGAGCGCCTACATCGAGCGGTGTCTGTCACCGCGGGGCCAGAGAGGAGGACCCGGCTCAACGAGCATCTGCCTCGGACAATCAGACCCTAGCCTTTCGCCCTATCTCATTGACATACCCAGCTTGAAGCAGTTTCGACAGGACACgg GAAAGACGCGGCCAGTACGCAGGTCTCTGTTTGCCCAGTCGTCAGGCCTTGGAAGTGGTGTTTACTGGGAATGGGCCAATGACGAAGGAGGATGGACTCCATACGAGACTCGAACCTCTATCCTTTTGGAGCACAGCTATCAGGCACGTCAGGGCACAGCAGACTTGGGCCCACATGGATATAATTACATAGTGGATCTCACATCTCTCGCCCAAGTTAACAAATCAACAGGCTTCAGGCGGCAGGTGCGACGCCAGTGTAACCTACCATATCCGCTTGTCTCCTCCGGCCCCCCAACTATTCCCTCAGGCCCTGCTTGCTCCTGCCAGCAGTGTTTGAGCCACAGCAGCACAGGACCCATGCCAAGCCGTTCAAGACATTCTTTTTCATCAGGGAGTCTAAACAGGCCCAGCCTCCAAGGGACAGGGAGAGCTGCAGCGGCTCACCCTACGTCTGTTTACTCCCCATACCCTCGAAGACCCCTCTCTGTTGGGGGAATGTCCTGGGGTAGCCCCTGGCCTCCACCACCACCCTGTGGTAGTCAACTGTCTGCACCACCTCTGACCAATTCTACCAGTGCTAATGGGTTAAG TGTTCCCACCATCCCAGTGCAACTGAATGGATCCACAAGTGTGAGCTCCGCCCTTGCAG GCATGGCCTCCATTTTGATGTCAGCAGTGGGACTCGGCGTACACTTCACCACTGCCCCCCTCCCTCAGCAGCcgccgcagcagcagcagccgcagcagcagcagcagccaccaCAGCAGCAAcctgcttctttctctcttcctcctcctctccttccccCTGCCAGCAGGCCCAGCAAGccccaaagcagcagcagcagcagcagcagttcagtTAGGAGGGCAAAGAGGCAGCACAGGAGAG cCTCAGCTCCGAGACCTGAGGAGGTGATTCAGCGCTACATGGAAGTAGTTGCTGGAGTACCTGATGAG GACTGTATTATCTGCATGGATCAACTTTCCAATCCATCCGGCTATGAAACACCGTCCACAGAGGAAGGAGGCCAGAGCATTCTGCTTGACACCGTGGGGAAGTTCATCAAATGTGGACACACCCTGCATATGCTCTGCATGCTGGCCATGTACAACAATGGGACAAAG GACGGCAGCCTGCAGTGCCCCTCATGTAAGACAATCTATGGAGAGAAGACCGGGACTCAGCCCAAAGGCAAAATGGAAATTTACAGCATCGCACAGTCGCTGCCAGGCCATCCAGACTGTGGCACGATCCAGATTATCTACAGCATACCACCTGGCATACAG GGTCCAGAGCATCCCAACCCAGGACAGCCATACACCTGTAGAGGCTTCCCACGCTTTTGCTTTCTACCAGACAATGACAAGGGCAGGAAG GTGCTGGAGTTGCTGAAGGTGGCCTGGATGCGGCGCCTCATCTTTACAGTGGGAACATCCAGCACCACCGGAGAGCCCGACACAGTTGTGTGGAACGGGATCCACCACAAAACTGAGATGATGTCCAACTTGTCGGGCCATGGCTACCCCGACCCCAACTACTTGGACAATGTTCTGTCTGAGCTGGCCTCTCAGGGTGTGACAGAGGACTGCCTCAAACCTCCAGGTGgcggtggcagcagcagctag
- the dtx2 gene encoding probable E3 ubiquitin-protein ligase DTX2 isoform X2, with protein sequence MAIVSGSCARVNGSRNGPSVSGTPSGSVGQSQPMIAVWEWQDDLGYWRPYSGQVSAYIERCLSPRGQRGGPGSTSICLGQSDPSLSPYLIDIPSLKQFRQDTGKTRPVRRSLFAQSSGLGSGVYWEWANDEGGWTPYETRTSILLEHSYQARQGTADLGPHGYNYIVDLTSLAQVNKSTGFRRQVRRQCNLPYPLVSSGPPTIPSGPACSCQQCLSHSSTGPMPSRSRHSFSSGSLNRPSLQGTGRAAAAHPTSVYSPYPRRPLSVGGMSWGSPWPPPPPCGSQLSAPPLTNSTSANGLSVPTIPVQLNGSTSVSSALAASAPRPEEVIQRYMEVVAGVPDEDCIICMDQLSNPSGYETPSTEEGGQSILLDTVGKFIKCGHTLHMLCMLAMYNNGTKDGSLQCPSCKTIYGEKTGTQPKGKMEIYSIAQSLPGHPDCGTIQIIYSIPPGIQGPEHPNPGQPYTCRGFPRFCFLPDNDKGRKVLELLKVAWMRRLIFTVGTSSTTGEPDTVVWNGIHHKTEMMSNLSGHGYPDPNYLDNVLSELASQGVTEDCLKPPGGGGSSS encoded by the exons ATGGCGATTGTGTCTGGCTCTTGTGCTAGGGTAAACGGGTCTAGAAATGGACCGTCTGTGTCGGGTACACCTTCTGGATCCGTTGGACAGTCTCAGCCCATGATAGCAGTGTGGGAATGGCAGGATGACTTGGGCTATTGGCGGCCTTACAGTGGCCAAGTGAGCGCCTACATCGAGCGGTGTCTGTCACCGCGGGGCCAGAGAGGAGGACCCGGCTCAACGAGCATCTGCCTCGGACAATCAGACCCTAGCCTTTCGCCCTATCTCATTGACATACCCAGCTTGAAGCAGTTTCGACAGGACACgg GAAAGACGCGGCCAGTACGCAGGTCTCTGTTTGCCCAGTCGTCAGGCCTTGGAAGTGGTGTTTACTGGGAATGGGCCAATGACGAAGGAGGATGGACTCCATACGAGACTCGAACCTCTATCCTTTTGGAGCACAGCTATCAGGCACGTCAGGGCACAGCAGACTTGGGCCCACATGGATATAATTACATAGTGGATCTCACATCTCTCGCCCAAGTTAACAAATCAACAGGCTTCAGGCGGCAGGTGCGACGCCAGTGTAACCTACCATATCCGCTTGTCTCCTCCGGCCCCCCAACTATTCCCTCAGGCCCTGCTTGCTCCTGCCAGCAGTGTTTGAGCCACAGCAGCACAGGACCCATGCCAAGCCGTTCAAGACATTCTTTTTCATCAGGGAGTCTAAACAGGCCCAGCCTCCAAGGGACAGGGAGAGCTGCAGCGGCTCACCCTACGTCTGTTTACTCCCCATACCCTCGAAGACCCCTCTCTGTTGGGGGAATGTCCTGGGGTAGCCCCTGGCCTCCACCACCACCCTGTGGTAGTCAACTGTCTGCACCACCTCTGACCAATTCTACCAGTGCTAATGGGTTAAG TGTTCCCACCATCCCAGTGCAACTGAATGGATCCACAAGTGTGAGCTCCGCCCTTGCAG cCTCAGCTCCGAGACCTGAGGAGGTGATTCAGCGCTACATGGAAGTAGTTGCTGGAGTACCTGATGAG GACTGTATTATCTGCATGGATCAACTTTCCAATCCATCCGGCTATGAAACACCGTCCACAGAGGAAGGAGGCCAGAGCATTCTGCTTGACACCGTGGGGAAGTTCATCAAATGTGGACACACCCTGCATATGCTCTGCATGCTGGCCATGTACAACAATGGGACAAAG GACGGCAGCCTGCAGTGCCCCTCATGTAAGACAATCTATGGAGAGAAGACCGGGACTCAGCCCAAAGGCAAAATGGAAATTTACAGCATCGCACAGTCGCTGCCAGGCCATCCAGACTGTGGCACGATCCAGATTATCTACAGCATACCACCTGGCATACAG GGTCCAGAGCATCCCAACCCAGGACAGCCATACACCTGTAGAGGCTTCCCACGCTTTTGCTTTCTACCAGACAATGACAAGGGCAGGAAG GTGCTGGAGTTGCTGAAGGTGGCCTGGATGCGGCGCCTCATCTTTACAGTGGGAACATCCAGCACCACCGGAGAGCCCGACACAGTTGTGTGGAACGGGATCCACCACAAAACTGAGATGATGTCCAACTTGTCGGGCCATGGCTACCCCGACCCCAACTACTTGGACAATGTTCTGTCTGAGCTGGCCTCTCAGGGTGTGACAGAGGACTGCCTCAAACCTCCAGGTGgcggtggcagcagcagctag